The DNA region ATGACTTCAGCAAGTACCGATCCGTTGTACAGGATTAGGCCCACAACCACCGCGATAAACGGCGTCATTCCTTGGAATCCAATTGACGGCAGACCGTAGAACATTAGCGCCATCAAGATCAGCAGCGGCACTGCGCGGAATAGCTCGGTAAACCAACCGACCGGGACCGAGATCCATCGTCGGTCAGACAACCTGCCGACAGCAAGAACCATACCTAAGATCAGTGAGCCAACTGCAGCGACGCCGAAGGCGCTGAGCGTAGAGCCGAGACCCTGCAGAATGTTTTGCTGAACTAGTGGAAAAGTGAAAAGACTCCATTTTTTCGCGCTAAATTGGCCGCTTTCGGCGAATTTATAGATGATAAATGCCAGAACTGCGGCAACAATCACAACAGTGATGATGCCCAATACTCGGTTGCGGCGAATGGCTTTGATGCCTGGGGCATCGAACAAGACCGTAGTCATCGGGCACCGCCTACTTTCCACTTCATTTTCTAACTTGCGCTGCACGAGGCTCAGTACCGCGACCAAAATAATGAAGCCCAACGCCACCCAAAGCAAGCTCTGCATCGCGGGATAGCCACGTTCGGAGAGGTTCGACCGGATCGCACCAGCCTCCAGCACCGAGAAGCCGGCTGCCACCGTGGTGTTCTTCAAAAGCGCGATAAATACGCTCATCATTGGCGGCACCACCGCACGGAAGGCTTGCGGCAGAATAACTAGCGACATGGTCTGGCCAAACGGCAAGCCAATTGCTCTAGACGCCTCGGCCTGGCCTACTGGCACAGTGTTAATACCGGCTCGAATGGCCTCAGAGACATAGGTCGCGGTGTAGAGCGACAATGCGATGATCGCCAATGGCACGAAACCGGGATTTGGAAAGCCGAGCTTCGGGTAGCCAAAGAAGAAAAACAGGAACACCAGAGTCAGCGGGGTATTCCGGATGACATTGACGTAAAACGTACCCAGAGCGCGCATCGGTGTGACTGGTGAAACGCGCAATGCCCCGACAATGACGCCCAGAATCAGGGCGAAAATTGCGGAGAAGAAGAACAGGATGATGGTGTTCTTGAAGCCTTCACCGAAGAGTTCAAGATTGTCTGTCAGTGTGTTCACTGAGTGATTCGCTGTCGATCAAGACGACGGTGGCACTCCGCATTGCGCGGAGCACCACCGATAGTCTTAGTAGTTTTCGACGGCGGGCTGGTCAACCTTGGTGCCCGATTTGCCCAAGGTACTGTCGTAGATTTTGGTCCAGACGTCTTTGCCCTTGGTCAGAGTGTCATTGAGGAAGGTCCGCAGCGCGGTATCACCCTTTTTGACGCCAATGCCGTACTTCTCCGTAGTAAACGGCGGCCCAACAACCTTCAAATTGTCCGGATCCTGGGCGGCGTAGCCGAGCAGGATCGCCTGATCGGTGGTCAACGCATCAGCTGAACCGTTCTTAACTTGTTCTACGCACTTTGAGTACAGATCGAATTCGGTAGTTTTAGTATCCGGGAACTTCGCCTTGATGTTCTGGATCGGTGTCGATCCGGTCGCCGAGCAGACCGTTTTGCCAGCCAAGTCTTTTTCGGAGTTGATCGAAGTGTTGTCCTTCTTCACCAGTAGGCCCTGACCGGTAACGAAGTACGGGCCAGCGAAGTCAACAAGGGCTTTGCGCTTGTCTGTAATCGAGTAGGTGCCCACGTACAAGTCAACCTGACCGTTTGCGAGCGCCTGCTCTCGGTTCGATGAGGCAATGGCTTGGAACTGGATCTTATCCGCGCTCAAGCCCAGCGAAGCGGCCATCCAACGGGCAATTTCAATGTCGAAACCGGAGTATTCACCGGTTGCGGGATCTTTGAAGCCCAGACCAGGCTGATCTTCCTTTACCCCAATGGTGATTTTGCCGTTTGACTTAATCTTGTCAAAGGTCGGGCTGCCGGAGAGGGAGACGTTGTCCGCGACCTTGTATGCGGCCTCGGAACCACCCTCGGAACTGCCGGGGGTGCTACCGCCACCACAAGCGCTCATGGTCAGCGCTGCGGCGACTCCAATGGCGCCGAAGATGCTGGCTTTTTAGTGAATCGCATGTTCTACCTTTCGATGGTGCGAGTGAGTTGCTTGATATCAGTCAAGGGTCAGTGCGTCAGAATCTTGGACAGGAAGTCCTTAGCCCGGTCACTCTTAGGGTGCGTGAAGAACTCTTCTGGCGTGGCATCTTCAATAATCTGACCGTCGGCCATGAAAACCACGCGGTCTGCTGCGTTGCGCGCGAAGCCCATCTCGTGAGTCACCACGACCATGGTCATGCCGTCCTTTGCCAAACCGACCATGACGTCCAAGACCTCATTGATCATTTCCGGGTCCAAGGCCGAGGTGGGCTCGTCAAAAAGCATCACCTTGGGTTTCATCGCTAGAGCTCGAGCGATCGCAACGCGTTGCTGCTGACCGCCGGAGAGCTGCGCCGGTAACTTCGCTGCCTGCTGGGCGACCCCCACCCTTTCGAGCAAAGCCATCGCGTCCTTTTCAGCCTCAGTCTTTGAAAGACCTTTGACTTTGATCGGGCCTAACGTGACGTTTTCCAGAATTGTTTTGTGCGCAAAGAGGTTGAAGGCCTGGAAGACCATGCCGACCTCTGCACGCAAATGTGCCAACTCTTTACCTTCTTGCGGCAATAGCTTTCCATCGACCCGAATTTCGCCGTCGTCAATGGTTTCCAACCGGTTGATCGTCCGGCACAAGGTTGACTTACCCGAACCGGACGGTCCGATGACTACGACGACCTCGCCCTTAGCGACGTTCAAATTGATGTTTTGCAGCACGTGAAGTGCTCCGTAATGCTTGTTCACCGCCTTGACTTCCACCAGCGATTCAGCATTTTTACTACTCATGCTTAGAACTTACCGAAAGTTTTCTTGTTATTCACCATATGTCGCAGATTACTCAAGATCGTAACCAAGGTGTGACTGGCGCCACTCCGGGCGGGTAACCCTTTGGGGACCGGCTCATGGCATAGCCTGGCACTATGAGTTCGCCGACTGAGAAAAAGACTGAAGTTCCGTCCAGGCATCGTGGACCGGTGGAACTTCGCCGGAGTCTTGCCCAAGGATCCACTGCGGATCAGCATTTGTTGGATACCCGATCGCCGTCGGAATTCACCAGCACTGATCCTTGGCTTGTACTTCGAATCCAAGCTGAATTCGTTGAAGGCTTTGGCGCCTTGGCCGACGTCGGGCCCGCCGTGAGTGTCTTTGGTTCCGCACGCACTAAACCGGGTACCGATTTTTATGAGACCGGAGTCGAAGTAGGTCGCAAACTTGCGCAGTCTGGATTCGCGGTGATTACCGGTGGTGGCCCGGGCTCAATGGAAGCGGCGAATAGGGGCGCTGTTGAAGGCAAGGGATTGTCGATTGGCCTTGGCCTTGAGCTGCCCTTCGAGCAAGGGATGAACCAATGGGTTGATCTAGGGGCCAACTTCCGATACTTTTTCGCGCGAAAGACGATGTTCGTCAAGTACGCGCAAGGATTCATCGTGCTTCCGGGCGGGCTGGGCACCTTGGATGAACTGTTCGAAGCCATGGTTCTGGTGCAAACTCACAAAGTGACCTCGTTCCCCATCGTGCTGATTGGCACGAAGTTCTGGGGCCCGATGGTGGAGTGGATTCGCGAGACGCTCGTGGCCGACGGTTTGGTCTCGCCCAAAGACCTCAACATCATTTCAGTTGTTGATAGTGCCGAAGAAGCGGTTGCTACCGTAATCGCCGCGATCCGCGGTGACGAAGAGTCATCTGAAACAATAGACCAGTGAGTTATTTCCTCATTTTTCTTGCCGTGATCCTGGCCGGCGCAGTCGCACTTTTCTTAGTGGGGCTCCGCCGCCGTGAGACGCGCGCCTCGAGTGGCCGCTCGGAGCTGGTCAATGACTTGCTCGACGACGGTCTGGCGGCGCCCGTATCCAACCTGCCGCCAGTGCTCCTGCCGGACGCTGCGACGGCGTCCGACGTCGAAAAGGTGCGCTTCTCGCTTGGCCTGCGCGGTTACCGGATGGATCAGGTGGACCAAGTCTTAGACCAGCTGGGGGCTGAACTAGACCAGAAGGACCAACGGATTAACGTGCTGGAAAACCAGCTGAATCCGGTTGCTCAGACGGTACCTGAGCCGTCATTCATTGATGAGGCAATTTTTCAACGACCTCGACACAAGGCAGCCGAAGACCTTGAGGGCAAAGGATCTGCAGGATGAGTGAATTGATCGTTGGCAATGACGGTAAAGCGCGTTGCAATTGGTTTGGCATGCTTGGCGATGAACTTTACGAGCGGTACCACGACCAAGAGTGGGGCCGCCCAGTCAGCGGCGAAATCAACCTCTTTGAACGACTGAGCCTGGAAGCATTTCAGTCTGGGCTCAGCTGGCTGACCATCTTGCGCAAACGTGAAGCCTTTCGGGCAGCATTTGCCGGCTTTGATCCGGAAAAAATCGCAAAGTTCAATGAGACCGATGTGCAAAGGCTCATGGCAGACGCCGGCATTGTCCGTAACGGTGCCAAAATCAAAGCAGTCATCAACAATGCTCAGGCAATGCTGGTGCTGCCGGCGGACACCACGCTGCAGTCTTTGCTGGAAGAGCATCGTCCGGGCCCGCGAGCTAAGGGTGAACCAATTCCGGCTTCAACGTTGGAGTCAGCAGCGTTGGCGAAGACGCTCAAAAAGCACGGATTCCGGTTTGTGGGCCCGACTACCGCCTACGCGATGATGCAAGCGGTCGGATTAGTCAACGACCATCAGCCTGGCTGCTGGGTTGCCCATGAGCTCTAGGGCTACCCGGCCCGGCGTGAACCAGATGATCTGGGAGAGTGTGCTCCAGCTCGTTCGTCCGGTAGCCAGATCACCTTGGTGGTTACGGATCACGGTGCTTTATTTGCTCACCCGGCTTGTCACGTTTGTCATCTTCTCTGCGGCAGCGCTGCATCAGGGCCCGAATCCTTGGATTCAAGCCAGCCCTGGTTACCTACAGTTCATCGGTATTTGGGACAGCGAGTGGTATCATCGGATTTTCCAAGATCTATATTCACAAGTTATTCCGCGAGCTGCCAACGGCTCACCGCAAGAGAACGCTTGGGCCTTTTATCCGGTGTTTCCCCTGCTGGTTCGAGGGCTGTGGCTAGTAACGGGTCTTGACTGGCTTGTGTTGGCACCGTTGGTGGCGACCATAGCTGGTTTGGCTGCGACGTTAATGGTCTACAAGCTGTTCCGGCTTTTTGCCAGCACAGTGACGGCGACTTGGGCCATAGCATTCTTGCTCGTCTTCCCGATTTCACCGATTCTGCAGGTGCCGTATTCGGAGTCTCTCAATCTGTTTTTGCTTTCCGCGGCACTGTACCTGGTGATCAAACATCGCTACGTCTTTGCGGTTCCAGTCATGGTTTTGGCTGACTTGTCCCGACCAATCGGCGTGGCCTTTGCCGGATTCGTCTTTTTGCATCTGCTCTTCCGATTAGTGCCAGTGGGGCAGATTAGCTGGGCTGCAATTCGACAGGCCTGGCATCGGATCCCTGTTAGAGAAAGAATCAGCGCGCCAGTTCTGCTCGTTGCTAGTGGACTTGCGGCTTTCGCGTGGCCAATGATCGCCTGGTGGGTTACCGGCGATCAGAATGCCTATACCGACACCGAAACTGTCTGGCGCGGCGGGCCTTTGATCTTGTTCAAGCCTTGGTTCGACTCTGGAGTTCAGCTACTCGGTCCGCTGCTGGGATTGTTGGCCCCACTGCTGCTTATTGCAGCGTGCTTTGTCTATTTGAACTCTGCCTCGGTGCGCAAAATCGGAATTGATTTGCGGCTTTGGTGCGCTTGCTACATCTTTTATCTTTTGGCAGTTTTGCACCCGCAGACTAGTACTTTTCGATTGTTGCTGCCCCTTTTCCCGCTTGCTTTGGCAACGGCATTTATCTCGAAATCCAAGGCGTTCCGTGGCGCGGTACTGGTGAGTTTTCTGCTCTTACAAATCGTCTGGGTGGTCTGGCTATGGGCGTGGGCGCAATTGCCCGGTGGTGGCGACTACCCACCTTGATGGTTTGTCAAGCGTGAGTACCAATTGGCTCCAGAGTGTGATCTACGAGATAATGGACCAAGCGATCATTCGCTCGAGCAACTGTGAAGGGGTTTACCTGATGGCGGCTATGAAGCCCAGAACCGGTGACGGTCCAATGGAGGTCACGAAGGAAGGGCGCAGCCTGATTATGCGTGTTCCGCTTGAAGGCGGCGGACGGCTAGTGGTCGAACTTAATCTCGACGAAGCAACTCGTCTTAAGGATTGCCTTCTTGGTGTGACCGGACAAAGCTAGCTCGCAGCCCGCCTTCTTCTGCGATTGCCGCTATGGGCGGACTGCCAACTTTCAGGGCAGTCTGATACCTAAGCAGGCACTGCAGCGAGGGCGGGCAGCAAGCTGGTCTAGCGCTTAACTGCGAGTAATACGCCGTCCCCAGTGGGTAACAATGTCGAAACTAACCGTTCGTCATCACGAATGTTTTTTCCTACTTCTCGGAGCACCACTGTGCTGGCCTCGCGGACCGCGGGCTCGGCAACCCGATCTTTGTCGAGTGCATCGTTCACAATCAGCAAGCCGCCAGCCTTGAGTAGCCGTACTGCTTGGTCAACATAAATCGGGTATGAGGCTTTATCAGCATTCACGAAGACCAGATCGTAGGCCGCGTCAGTCAATCGAGGCAGCACATCGGCGGCGCGACCGCTAATGGTCCGGGTCCGGTTCGCCGGAAATCCTGCTTCGCTGAAGGCTTCGCGGGCGGCTTTGAGGGTTTCAACATCGCCATCGATGCTGGTCAAAACAGCTGCCGTAGGCAAGCCTCGCAAGAGGTAGACGCCTGAGACGCCGGCACCGGCGCCGATCTCGACGGCGGTCTGAGCCTTCGAAGAGGCGGCCAAAACGCTCAGAAGCGCTCCGGTTGCGGGCGTGACCGTGGGGGATCCCAGCTCATGTGAACGCTCTCTGGCGCGCAGCAATCTTTCGTCCTCCACCGGGAGGCCTTCGGTATACGACCAACTTGTGGTTTTGTCCGTGCTCATGATGCCAAGCCTACTGCGAATTGGCACTTTGAATGTCTTCTGCTTCAGCTCTGCGCGGAATAGCTCTTTGGCACAGGAAACTTCCAGTCGAATCTGTTATGATAAGTCTTCCAGAATTCTCGGGGGTGGGCCCTTTGGCACTAAACGTGGCAATAGAAAATTCGGCAATGAACTCTGCGTCAAAAGCCGCAGCCGTGCCGGCCGTTGACGCGGCTCCGTTAGAGCGGAGCGCCTTCATTGACGCTGCCGGTGAAGAATGGGTCGCGCCCAGCTGGGAAGAAGTGGTGCGCAACCATTCAGCCAAAGTTTTCCGGCTCGCTTATCGCCTTACCGGAAATAAATTTGACGCTGAAGATCTCACTCAAGAGGTTTTTGTTCGCGTATTCAGATCACTAGCGAATTTCACGCCCGGCACTCTCGATGGCTGGTTGCACCGGATCACAACAAATCTGTTTCTCGACCAAGCCAGACGC from Renibacterium salmoninarum ATCC 33209 includes:
- a CDS encoding DUF3117 domain-containing protein, whose protein sequence is MAAMKPRTGDGPMEVTKEGRSLIMRVPLEGGGRLVVELNLDEATRLKDCLLGVTGQS
- a CDS encoding DivIVA domain-containing protein, which gives rise to MSYFLIFLAVILAGAVALFLVGLRRRETRASSGRSELVNDLLDDGLAAPVSNLPPVLLPDAATASDVEKVRFSLGLRGYRMDQVDQVLDQLGAELDQKDQRINVLENQLNPVAQTVPEPSFIDEAIFQRPRHKAAEDLEGKGSAG
- a CDS encoding amino acid ABC transporter ATP-binding protein — its product is MSSKNAESLVEVKAVNKHYGALHVLQNINLNVAKGEVVVVIGPSGSGKSTLCRTINRLETIDDGEIRVDGKLLPQEGKELAHLRAEVGMVFQAFNLFAHKTILENVTLGPIKVKGLSKTEAEKDAMALLERVGVAQQAAKLPAQLSGGQQQRVAIARALAMKPKVMLFDEPTSALDPEMINEVLDVMVGLAKDGMTMVVVTHEMGFARNAADRVVFMADGQIIEDATPEEFFTHPKSDRAKDFLSKILTH
- a CDS encoding O-methyltransferase, with translation MSTDKTTSWSYTEGLPVEDERLLRARERSHELGSPTVTPATGALLSVLAASSKAQTAVEIGAGAGVSGVYLLRGLPTAAVLTSIDGDVETLKAAREAFSEAGFPANRTRTISGRAADVLPRLTDAAYDLVFVNADKASYPIYVDQAVRLLKAGGLLIVNDALDKDRVAEPAVREASTVVLREVGKNIRDDERLVSTLLPTGDGVLLAVKR
- a CDS encoding glutamate ABC transporter substrate-binding protein produces the protein MSACGGGSTPGSSEGGSEAAYKVADNVSLSGSPTFDKIKSNGKITIGVKEDQPGLGFKDPATGEYSGFDIEIARWMAASLGLSADKIQFQAIASSNREQALANGQVDLYVGTYSITDKRKALVDFAGPYFVTGQGLLVKKDNTSINSEKDLAGKTVCSATGSTPIQNIKAKFPDTKTTEFDLYSKCVEQVKNGSADALTTDQAILLGYAAQDPDNLKVVGPPFTTEKYGIGVKKGDTALRTFLNDTLTKGKDVWTKIYDSTLGKSGTKVDQPAVENY
- a CDS encoding DNA-3-methyladenine glycosylase I, producing MSELIVGNDGKARCNWFGMLGDELYERYHDQEWGRPVSGEINLFERLSLEAFQSGLSWLTILRKREAFRAAFAGFDPEKIAKFNETDVQRLMADAGIVRNGAKIKAVINNAQAMLVLPADTTLQSLLEEHRPGPRAKGEPIPASTLESAALAKTLKKHGFRFVGPTTAYAMMQAVGLVNDHQPGCWVAHEL
- a CDS encoding amino acid ABC transporter permease, with product MNTLTDNLELFGEGFKNTIILFFFSAIFALILGVIVGALRVSPVTPMRALGTFYVNVIRNTPLTLVFLFFFFGYPKLGFPNPGFVPLAIIALSLYTATYVSEAIRAGINTVPVGQAEASRAIGLPFGQTMSLVILPQAFRAVVPPMMSVFIALLKNTTVAAGFSVLEAGAIRSNLSERGYPAMQSLLWVALGFIILVAVLSLVQRKLENEVESRRCPMTTVLFDAPGIKAIRRNRVLGIITVVIVAAVLAFIIYKFAESGQFSAKKWSLFTFPLVQQNILQGLGSTLSAFGVAAVGSLILGMVLAVGRLSDRRWISVPVGWFTELFRAVPLLILMALMFYGLPSIGFQGMTPFIAVVVGLILYNGSVLAEVIRAGILAVPKGQSEAAYAIGLRKTRVMTMILLPQAVRTMLPVIIAQLVVALKDTALGFIITYQELLYKINYYGGQTSYETPIIPAAIIGGTLYVGCCLILAGLAKFAESRLRRSPKASNKNPPAVPGAGNLDMGNAGIGVS
- a CDS encoding TIGR00730 family Rossman fold protein, whose translation is MSSPTEKKTEVPSRHRGPVELRRSLAQGSTADQHLLDTRSPSEFTSTDPWLVLRIQAEFVEGFGALADVGPAVSVFGSARTKPGTDFYETGVEVGRKLAQSGFAVITGGGPGSMEAANRGAVEGKGLSIGLGLELPFEQGMNQWVDLGANFRYFFARKTMFVKYAQGFIVLPGGLGTLDELFEAMVLVQTHKVTSFPIVLIGTKFWGPMVEWIRETLVADGLVSPKDLNIISVVDSAEEAVATVIAAIRGDEESSETIDQ